The Mycobacterium paragordonae genome includes a region encoding these proteins:
- a CDS encoding IS481 family transposase has protein sequence MSKAQLVITAVVLEGRSKSDVARDYDVSRQWVQQLCKRYDTEGDAAFLPHSRRPHHSPHAVALDVEDRIVRLRKTLTKRGLDAGADTIASHLATDPTITNVPAISTIWRILQRRGFITPQPHKRPRSSWKRFAAELPNQCWQADTTHWHLAHGGGAEILNIIDDHSRLDIASVARRTISGPDVTATFTTAFTRWGTPASVLTDNGAIFTGAPRRGGRTSLEITLGELGVRYLNSRPYHPQTCGKVERFHQTQKRWLTAHPATTLAQLQQQLDEFTNYYNTERPHRAINRTTPQQAFNARLKATPSGYLIPAHCRIRTDVIDAAGVITLRHNSRLHHIGLGKRRTGTKVTVLIDDLDIRVLDRSTGHLIRKLTLDPTRDYQPRGVKCGNSPENRDEV, from the coding sequence ATGTCGAAGGCGCAGCTCGTGATCACCGCCGTGGTCCTGGAAGGTCGCAGCAAAAGCGATGTCGCCCGTGATTACGACGTCTCCCGGCAATGGGTGCAACAACTGTGCAAACGCTACGACACCGAAGGTGACGCCGCCTTCCTGCCCCACTCACGCCGGCCACACCACAGCCCGCACGCCGTCGCCCTCGATGTCGAGGATCGCATCGTGCGACTGCGCAAGACCCTGACCAAACGTGGCCTCGACGCCGGCGCCGACACCATCGCCTCTCACCTGGCCACCGACCCCACCATCACCAACGTGCCTGCCATCTCCACGATCTGGCGCATCCTGCAGCGCCGCGGCTTCATCACACCCCAACCCCACAAGCGCCCCCGCTCCTCCTGGAAACGCTTTGCCGCAGAACTACCCAACCAATGCTGGCAAGCTGACACCACCCACTGGCACCTCGCTCACGGCGGCGGTGCGGAAATCCTCAACATCATCGACGACCACTCCCGCCTAGACATCGCCAGCGTGGCCCGCCGCACCATCAGCGGCCCCGACGTCACCGCGACCTTCACCACCGCCTTCACCCGCTGGGGCACACCCGCCTCGGTGCTCACCGACAACGGCGCCATCTTCACCGGCGCGCCCCGCCGCGGCGGACGCACCTCCCTAGAAATCACCCTCGGCGAACTAGGCGTGCGCTACCTCAACTCCCGGCCCTACCATCCCCAGACCTGCGGCAAAGTCGAGCGCTTCCACCAAACCCAAAAGCGATGGCTCACAGCCCATCCCGCCACCACACTGGCCCAACTCCAACAACAACTCGACGAATTCACCAATTACTACAACACCGAGCGCCCCCACCGGGCGATCAACAGAACCACCCCCCAACAGGCGTTCAACGCCCGCCTCAAGGCCACACCGAGCGGCTACCTCATCCCGGCCCACTGCCGCATCCGAACCGACGTCATCGACGCCGCCGGCGTCATCACCCTGCGCCACAACAGCCGCCTACACCACATCGGCCTCGGCAAACGACGCACCGGCACCAAAGTCACCGTCCTCATCGACGACCTCGACATCCGCGTCCTGGACCGCAGCACCGGCCACCTCATCCGCAAACTCACCCTCGACCCCACCCGCGACTACCAACCACGCGGCGTGAAATGCGGAAACAGCCCAGAAAACCGGGACGAGGTGTAA
- a CDS encoding alpha/beta fold hydrolase, whose translation MTERVRGPVSPQAQAGAIAPLDVDGSGVLPPVDARVRRLFGLLERFAPFLGSRWAVELWCTPPVLESSLRMPPGVSPGRPVEAYWDGHRVAGEEWGEGPPIYLVHGWGGQRAHLAIFVKPLVEAGYRVVAFDLPSHNESDPGELAPGRTTATECADAIAAMIETHGPAHAVVAHSLGANATALAAAQGAPVGRLVLFAPMGDFPLYLDWFAARHGFGRRIRAGLHRRLEKRIAMPLEETNMTRIGRRANYPPLLLIHDPDDPDSPYAATERLAAAWQGAQFLTTQGLGRLAHYRILRHRPAIRAGVEFIGPSS comes from the coding sequence ATGACTGAACGAGTTCGTGGACCTGTGTCGCCACAAGCGCAAGCCGGCGCGATTGCCCCGCTTGACGTCGACGGCTCCGGAGTCCTCCCCCCGGTCGATGCCAGAGTGCGTCGACTTTTTGGGCTGCTCGAGCGCTTCGCGCCATTTTTGGGATCACGGTGGGCAGTCGAGTTATGGTGCACGCCACCGGTTCTCGAGTCGAGTCTGCGCATGCCGCCGGGTGTGTCCCCGGGCCGGCCGGTAGAAGCGTATTGGGATGGGCATCGGGTCGCTGGTGAGGAGTGGGGCGAGGGACCGCCGATTTATCTGGTCCATGGGTGGGGCGGCCAGCGCGCGCATCTGGCAATCTTCGTCAAACCGCTGGTGGAGGCGGGGTATCGAGTTGTCGCGTTCGACCTGCCCAGCCACAACGAATCTGATCCAGGTGAGCTCGCGCCCGGACGCACCACAGCCACCGAGTGCGCCGACGCGATTGCGGCCATGATCGAGACCCACGGGCCCGCCCACGCGGTAGTAGCTCACTCACTCGGAGCAAACGCGACTGCGTTGGCGGCGGCGCAGGGCGCACCCGTAGGGCGCTTGGTCCTATTTGCGCCAATGGGCGATTTTCCCCTCTATCTCGACTGGTTCGCCGCACGCCATGGCTTCGGTCGCCGGATCCGCGCGGGTCTGCACCGCCGGCTGGAAAAGCGAATCGCCATGCCGCTGGAAGAGACGAACATGACGCGGATCGGTCGGCGAGCCAACTACCCACCACTGCTCCTGATCCACGACCCCGACGACCCGGACAGCCCCTATGCCGCCACCGAGCGACTGGCCGCGGCGTGGCAAGGTGCACAATTTCTGACCACCCAAGGGCTCGGCCGCTTAGCGCATTACCGAATCCTGCGCCACCGCCCCGCTATTCGCGCCGGAGTGGAATTCATAGGTCCAAGCAGCTGA
- a CDS encoding cytochrome P450 codes for MSARQTMQGAAEGARLFGHAVKMNVAAAIRTRRRGYDGWTGAVNTDYDPQNPITAAHPFDAYRALHSSGRVHYNPKRATFIISRLDDVRAALRDTDRVTSTQGVTRLRMSAPLAVLTDGAEHTRLRKQVQPGFSKGAMNSWQAIIEKLAEELVADVLSNPGCDVVQRLAIPMPIRLIARILGVPDDDVGDFRRWSERGVGVMDVTPTLSGLIGAARSMTAMAALQRYFVKQFAAGSLKGSDTVLGRLVAHNTDGSLTDRQLLLIAIHLLIAGNETTTNLLGGMFDTLAHHPDQYEMIRARPDLIPVAIEEQLRITTPIQNLYRYTRADYQIGDVTIPHGSRVLLSFGAANRDPTVFDEPDQYRANRNPRSHIAFGYGAHMCLGAPLARMEAHAVLRQLVEHVSQIKPVGPTTWSTHSSLRGPIRLSIRLTTA; via the coding sequence ATGTCGGCGAGGCAGACCATGCAGGGAGCAGCAGAAGGCGCCAGGCTCTTTGGCCATGCCGTGAAGATGAATGTGGCCGCCGCCATCCGAACCCGCCGCCGCGGCTACGACGGGTGGACCGGCGCGGTCAACACCGACTACGACCCGCAAAACCCCATCACCGCTGCACACCCCTTCGACGCCTACCGGGCACTGCACAGCAGTGGACGCGTGCACTACAACCCCAAACGCGCCACCTTCATCATCAGCCGGCTCGACGACGTGCGCGCCGCGCTGCGCGACACTGATCGGGTCACGAGCACCCAAGGAGTCACCCGACTGCGAATGTCGGCACCGCTGGCGGTGCTCACCGACGGTGCGGAGCACACCCGCCTGCGCAAGCAAGTTCAGCCGGGATTCAGCAAGGGGGCCATGAACTCCTGGCAGGCGATCATCGAGAAGCTGGCCGAAGAACTCGTCGCGGATGTGCTGAGCAACCCCGGATGCGACGTTGTGCAGCGGTTGGCCATACCAATGCCGATACGCCTGATCGCACGGATCCTCGGCGTGCCCGACGACGATGTCGGCGACTTCCGTCGATGGTCGGAACGCGGCGTCGGAGTCATGGACGTGACTCCGACGCTGTCCGGACTGATCGGTGCCGCACGGTCAATGACGGCAATGGCCGCGTTGCAGCGCTACTTCGTCAAGCAATTCGCCGCAGGGAGCCTCAAAGGCTCGGATACTGTGCTGGGCCGGCTCGTGGCACACAACACCGATGGCAGCCTCACCGACCGCCAACTGCTGCTCATTGCGATCCATCTACTCATCGCCGGAAACGAAACGACCACCAACCTCCTCGGTGGCATGTTCGACACCCTGGCCCATCATCCCGATCAATACGAAATGATCCGTGCGCGGCCCGATCTCATCCCGGTGGCCATCGAAGAACAACTCCGCATCACCACCCCTATCCAGAACCTCTACCGCTATACCCGCGCCGACTATCAAATCGGTGACGTCACCATTCCCCACGGCTCACGCGTCCTGCTGTCGTTCGGAGCGGCCAACCGCGATCCAACGGTCTTCGACGAACCCGACCAGTACCGTGCCAACCGCAACCCACGCTCCCACATTGCCTTCGGCTACGGCGCCCACATGTGTCTGGGCGCACCACTGGCGCGCATGGAAGCGCACGCGGTGCTACGACAACTCGTCGAACACGTCAGCCAGATCAAACCCGTGGGCCCCACGACATGGTCTACCCATAGCTCGCTACGCGGCCCGATTCGACTCTCCATCCGGCTGACCACAGCATGA
- a CDS encoding TetR/AcrR family transcriptional regulator yields MSQPRRGRPRSAAAHEAILAATRSLLVDVGYAGVSMDKVAAVAGVGTQTVYRRWPSKAPLVAEAVMQQYPPADFTLPDTGDCVDDLRTWMREYAARTAAPENVALIRALAAAAAEDLDDRDSLYRQLTGRVHQAVQDRLAKGIALGQIQAGTDIEAVADALIGAILYRVLSSTTPVNETLQRYDGLIDTLTSGLTPR; encoded by the coding sequence GTGAGCCAACCCCGCCGGGGACGACCGCGAAGTGCCGCTGCGCACGAGGCGATTCTGGCGGCGACTCGCTCGCTGCTTGTTGATGTCGGCTACGCCGGGGTTTCGATGGACAAGGTGGCCGCAGTAGCCGGGGTCGGCACGCAGACGGTGTATCGGCGCTGGCCGTCGAAGGCGCCCCTGGTGGCCGAAGCCGTCATGCAGCAATACCCCCCTGCCGACTTCACACTTCCCGACACCGGCGATTGCGTCGATGACCTACGAACCTGGATGCGCGAATACGCCGCACGCACGGCAGCGCCGGAAAATGTCGCACTGATCCGGGCACTCGCCGCGGCGGCTGCCGAAGACCTCGACGATCGAGACAGCCTCTACCGGCAACTCACCGGTCGTGTGCACCAAGCGGTGCAGGACCGGTTAGCAAAAGGGATAGCTCTCGGTCAGATTCAGGCCGGCACCGACATCGAGGCTGTCGCCGACGCGCTGATCGGAGCGATCCTGTACCGAGTACTCAGCTCGACAACACCCGTGAACGAAACGCTGCAACGGTACGACGGGCTTATCGACACGCTGACAAGCGGACTCACTCCGCGCTGA